The nucleotide sequence tttatgaatctctgcaatcacctttcctaataatgtgctagttagtttgcggctaaagtaaacaatctctcagagcagcaaagagaagagaggggcggggcgagaaaagctaatttgcatttaaaggaacagttcctcagaatgggatgatttttgcagagctcattttggcaaggtaaaaagggtgttttacacaaccattgagaatttgtaaccaaagtatattatagacttttcattaagaccctaaagaatcatatcaacttgtggaaaatgggcatccgatgaccactttagTAACACAAATTATGCAATTACACCAAAATTTCATACAATTACACCAActgtctgaaaaaaaacatattacacAACATTAACATTCTCAGTGACTTAAGTATAATTATATTCACCTTTTTTCTGTGAGAAtgggcgcggccatttgtaaattttatcggtcaggcttccggtctcatccacgtcgttatttttagctgtacaaaacatttgttttgctgcttggtattgcaaattggtgtgtcttaccatattatttcaatatattatcttatttatgaacacactggtttgtagtgcagtttTACCGTTACTGTACGTTGTTGTTcccattatttccctatagcggattATGAACCGGAAGTCCCACCCATAGGCTTACGCCGTGTTgagaaaaaaggtggatagaacattcaaatatgtgaccctggaccacaaaaccattcataagtgtcaatttttcaaaactgagctgaataaataagctttccattgatgtatggtttgttaggataggacaatatttggctgagatacaactatttcagtatatcgaatctgagggtgcaaaaaaattcaaaatattgagaaaatctcctttaaggttttccaaattaagttccttgcaatgcatattactaataaaaaattaagttttgatatattcacagtaggaaatttacaaaatatcttcactgaacatgatctttacttaatttcctaatgatttttggcataaaagaaaaatctataattttgacccatacagtgtatttttggctattggtacaaatataccccagcgacttaagactagttttgtggtccagggtcacatatcagaAGGACAatgtaaacacaataaaacctACGGCAAGCGAGTTCTATATAATCACGCTAgatctattcattcattatttttgtactttaccatatttgctgtgttttggattgTTTAGTGTTTCgtattcctgttttttttttttttgtacatttgtgaccctggaccacaaaatctgTCTTtgagtagcactggtatatttgtagcaatagccaacaatacactgtatgggtcaaaatgatcaatttttcgtttatgccaaaaatcattaggatattaagtaaagatcatgttccatgagtatattttgtaaatttcccaccttaaatatatcaaaactttgattagtaatatatattgctaagaacttaatttggacgtcttttaaaggcgatttttttttttcattattttgatttttgcaccctcagattacagattttcaaatattgtcttatcctaacaaaccatacatcaatgaaaagcttatttattgagctttcagatgatgtataaatcttaatttaaaaaaaattgacccttatgatggTTTTGTGCTCTGGCGTCACATTTGTTTAGCTTTAAAGTTTGCTGAAAAGCCTACAACAATAAAGATAGGCCCTATTATGACAACTTACCCCATACAAAGTGACAAACTTTGAGTAGTATGTTTTTCTTGCGCTGTGTTGGTGGAAATGTTCAGTAGtccagtggcgatttctttaagactgcaagggaagctcagcttcccctataatgtcacaaaattaatggtcaaattatgtactattgtattaacattttattgactaaaaatgcgttagaaaacgttcatctcaaagacgagttcgttcagaatcagttagatatagcaggtcggctgacttgctatatctaactatctaacttctcatacattcccgtagcgtcacagtgcatttccccgttgaagcccagcgtccattgacttcaatgcggctgctttgaacgttttttttcagtgctttgaaactagacggtcattggataaacgctgcgattatgtcccgcccacggacgctcagcgtctctgggggtgaatgaggagcaaatgaggagtgggctggcctggactccgagcttctgcgtgatgattggagggtctgtcgaaagattgcatctccttttgactgacagcgattttgtactataaggaatcgctgaagctattcgcgctcagtcccatcgcggatttctcaagttcagtcgaaataaaaactgctgcaacctatttctttatatttgcttggcgaaattgcttgattttcatcatacatttcacacaattatacaacattccttgtttcacttttacagagtttaatatttttttagatcgttcattcattcattcatgttaatatttaatgtagtaatcaatatatatatatatatagattactacattaaatattaacatggaggatgactataaattaatatatatatatatatatatatatatagtaatcttgaaaaattttaacataacataatgaaaccttatatttctattaaaatactttataaataaataaataaataaatctccataataaccttatttaaattgcaaaatatttatactatatagtagcatctgactaaaagaaaaaatacatcatattttgcataataaaactaaagctttttttttttaggattgtttgcattgtgacttacttatgacaataaggcacattcttgtgaataaataaatagacaattttatgatgtaggccgaaaatgagcttcccctatttgacagaccagtagccgccactgcaGTAGTCATACCTGATACTGACGTTAAAACCTGACCAAATATTCACAAAAAAGACGGTTCCTTTAAAATGACGCCAACAGTCGGTGACGTCACTTAATTCCCCCTGGTAACCCTCGTCGGCGTCTCGGAAGATACCCGGAGAAAGATGGTGAGAAGTTGTGTGCCTCTAGTCATGTCtttgtgtattttataatgAATTGGGATTTTAAAAACTTAGAAAATACGCGACATGTATCGAAACTGGGAGTGTGTAGTCTTGTTATTAGCTGCATTAACTTAGTGTTTTTTCTGTAGGAGTGAAACCTGATGGCTCAGCGGCGCTAAGGCTCAGTTATTTACTGTCCCAATACATTTTCCCCCGAATAATTAAGCAGAAATGATTTCACCCAGTCAAGAAATTTAAACGTTAATTACAATAAACACTAAGTACAACTGCGAAATCCAGAGCTCTTGCCTCTTTTCCAGTTGACGTCTATAAAGTATTGATAAACGATTATATTGTAGACACCAGtgttaaagcgatagttcaccaAATGTTGTCATCATTCAGTCACTTctcaattttactgtattttttaatacatgtaaTGATAGTGAATGGTGACTGAGGTTGTCGTTCTGTCTAATAAATCCTTTTGTGCTCCATTTAACTTGACCAAATGAATGGCATTTGCTTATACAAGGTTCTTGActcagaaaaatatttttttcccctacaAAAGTCCTCACAGTGTCATTACTGTCTTATTTAAATTCTGGTTACTGAGCATATTATGTTTATTCCAGGGTTTGTTGTCAATCCTTAGAAAACTAAAGAGTGCCCCAGACCAGGAGGTACGCATTCTGCTCCTCGGATTAGACAATGGTGGAAAGACGACGCTTCTGAAACAGCTCGCTTCTGAGGATATTACTCACATCACCCCAACGCAGGtaacacacaaaaatagctACTAGAAATTATCTCCCTTTTGCACAAATTACATATTACCTTGTACAAAGTTAGGAAGTTTATCATCTTTTATAATCTTTTAAGTGctgttgcttttatttttctcttgctTTAGCACAGCACAGCCTTGCCCAGTTAATTTTGATTCTTCTGTCCTCGCCAGGGCTTTAACATTAAGAGCGTGCAGTCTCAGGGCTTCAGACTGAATGTCTGGGACATTGGAGGCCAGAGGAAAATAAGGCCGTACTGGAGAAACTACTTTGAAAATACTGACATGCTTGTGAGTGTTTCTTAAGAGATATGTGTTTATGAGTTACACACAGCCAGaccactgaataaaattgtCAGTTTGAACTTCACTTATTCTTATGTACACTGCTGTACAAACGTTTGGGGTCGTTCTTTAAGAAAGAAGTCTCTCGTGCTCACctagcctgcatttattagatcaaaaatataaataaaacagtaattttatgaaatgttattacaattttaaaacattttgtctaCTTcagtaca is from Labeo rohita strain BAU-BD-2019 chromosome 13, IGBB_LRoh.1.0, whole genome shotgun sequence and encodes:
- the arl3a gene encoding ADP-ribosylation factor-like protein 3a is translated as FPLVTLVGVSEDTRRKMGLLSILRKLKSAPDQEVRILLLGLDNGGKTTLLKQLASEDITHITPTQGFNIKSVQSQGFRLNVWDIGGQRKIRPYWRNYFENTDMLIYVIDSADRKRFEETGQELAELLDEEKLSGVPVLIFANKQDLLTSAPASEIAEGLNLHTIRDRMWQIQSCSALTGEGVQDGMNWVCKNVTPKKKQ